The following is a genomic window from Merismopedia glauca CCAP 1448/3.
AATAGCAATGAAATTCAAGAAATTAGAGAAATAAGACAAAAATTGGTTCATATTTTGACTACTGTAGTTAGCGAACTAGATGAAGATCGAATATCTGCCGAATCCTTTGAGTCTTTTACCTTTACGTGGGAATCAGCGATCGCCGCAGTACGCGATCGCGAGCATATTTTGATTACAGAGCAAAAATCTCGGTTAAATTAGCCATTTATAGTTTTATATTCCTTTTTCCCTCTTCCTTCTTCCTTCTTCCCTCTTCTATGAAAGTTATCTTTTTTGGCACACCTGAGTTTGCAGTTCCCACCTTAGCTAAACTAATAGAGCGATCGCATTTTGAGGTTGTCGGTGTCGTCACTCAGCCAGATCGCCGTCGCGGAAGGGGAAATCAACTGATTCCTTCGCCAGTCAAAACCTTAGCCCTAAGCCATCAAATATCGATTTGGCAGCCAGAGAAAATCAAAAAAGACTCAGAAACCATCCAACAACTAAAAGCTGCTGAAGCAGATGTATTTGTCGTTGTCGCCTACGGACAAATCCTGTCTCAAGAGATCCTAGATCTGCCCAAACTAGGCTGTATTAACGTTCATGGTTCCTTGCTTCCCGAATATCGCGGTGCAGCTCCGATTCAATGGTGTATCGTGCAGGGATCGACTAAAACTGGCATTACGACAATGCTGATGGATGTAGGAATGGATACCGGAGCCATGCTGCTCAAAGCGGAAACTCCCATCGGTTTGCTAGATAATGCTGAAGATATCGCCCAAAAATTAGCTCATCAAGGGGCAGATTTACTAATAGAAACCCTACTAAAACTAGAAAAGCAGCAAATCCAAGCAGTTCCCCAAGACTCTAGCCAAGCTACCTACGCACCTCTCATTAAAAAAGCCGATTATGCCCTAAATTGGTCGCGATCGGCACTGGAATTACACAACCAAATCCGAGGATTTTTCCCTAGCTGTACCGCCACTTTTCGGGGAGAGCAGTTGAAGATTATCGCTTCAGCACCTCTAAATTCGGACTTATGGGCAGCTTTACCAGAGAGTATGGGTACACCCTTAAAAGAATCCATAGTATCTCTGGAGGCTAATTTAGGCACTCCTGGAGAAATAGTTGCTTTAGCTAAAGGTCTTGGTCTTATAGTTCAGACAGGACAAGGTTACCTATGGCTTAAAGAAGTGCAATTACCAGGGAAACGTCCGCAATCAGGGATAGATTTCGCCAATGGAAATCGGATCTCGCTCCAAGAGGTTTTGGGTAATGGTTTGTAGAGACGTAGCACTTCGACTTCGCTCAGTGCTACGTCTCTACGGGTTGATAATCGCGACAGCGATCGCAAGGTCCCGATGGATTAATTGCACAGCGAATCAATTCAGATCGAGCGTTATAAACACAAGTAGCATCGCCAATTACCCAGCGTCCATCAACTAGAGTACTTTCTACCGGTCGCGACGCAGATTGAACGTATAAAGCGACTTTTTGTAAGCGGTAGCGACCAGATCTGAGTTGATAACGATGACGACGCTCTAAAACCGCATAGGTTTTACCTTTGAGATCGAGATAGTTACCAGGTTGAGGCATCCAATCTAATGTCACATTACCGAGGGATTGACGGGGATGCGTTAAAATCACCTCGGTTGGTAAAGAATCAGGCTCCATACCCCTCTCCGAACGTGTTGTTGACTACACTTTAGGATGTTACCCTACTCTTTCCCCTTCTGGCTCGATCGCATGATATATCGATGGGGTGTTGGGTTTCCTGTCGTCAACCCAACCTACAGTTTATGAATAATTGTGGTGTCTCAACACCTAACCGCTATATTACAAACTTTGAAGTTATGTAGCCTTTTACTAGAGAGGATTCCACGACTGCGGTAAACTAACCTTTGATTATGAGTCTTATAAGAATAGAAAACTCAAGTTTTGGAGTCTTTATTTAGATGTCTCATGCCGTTAAGATCTACGATACCTGCATTGGCTGCACCCAATGCGTCCGCGCTTGTCCGACTGATGTATTAGAGATGGTTCCCTGGGATGGTTGTAAGGCAGGTCAAATTGCCTCAGCCCCTCGCACAGAAGATTGTGTAGGTTGTTTCCGTTGTGAAACCGCTTGTCCTACCGACTTTTTGAGCATCCGAGTTTATTTAGGAGCCGAAACTACTCGCAGTATGGGTCTAGCGTACTAAATACGTTAGCTTCCATCACGAAATTTCCCGCCGGTTTTGGTCGGCGGGTTTATTGAATTAAGGAAGAAGGAAAAAGGAAGAAGGAAGAGTGTTAAGTTAGGGAATATGCGATCGCCAATTTAGCAAAATATTGCTTCTAATTAGAATTAAAATATCTCGCCACAACAGCTAGATCTTAAGTAGCACAAGCATAAGTGTTATTAGTTTTCAATAAGTATCTCGTAATTATTAAAATTATTCATCTTACCTAATAAGTCTGATTTTAGTAGATATATTACCTTTACAAATAGCATCTGAAAATTTATGCTTATAGTTGGTAGCAATATCTGTACCAATAGGGAAAGGTATTTGTCCAACCATCAAAATCAGTTGAGAAAAAAGATTAAGTAATGCCTCGCATATTAGTGATAGATGACGATGCTGCGATCGCAGAGTTAGTCTCTATTAATTTAGAAATGGCTGGTTATGAAGTTACGCAAGCATATGATGGTCTTAAAGGTCAAGCACTGGCGGTACAAATGCAGCCAGATTTGATTATGCTCGATCTGATGCTACCAAAGGTGGATGGCTTTACCGTTTGTCAGCGTCTAAGACGCGATCGCCGGACTGCTGATATTCCTGTGCTAATGTTGACGGCATTAGGTCAAACTCAAGATAAGGTAGAAGGTTTCAACGCTGGTGCTGACGACTACCTGACTAAGCCATTTGAAGTTGAGGAAATGCTCGCTAGAGTCAGAGCGTTATTGAGGCGTACTGACCGGATTCCTCAAGCAGCTAAACATAGTGAAATTCTCAGTTATGGTCCAATAACTCTATTGCCAGAAAGATTTGAAGCATTATGGTTTGCTCAAACCGTCAAACTCACTCATCTAGAGTTTGAGCTACTCCACTGCTTGTTACAACGTCATGGACAAACTGTCTCTCCCAGTGAAATTCTCAAAGAAGTTTGGGGATACGATCCCAATGACGATATCGAAACCATTCGCGTCCATATTCGCCACCTACGCACAAAACTAGAGCCAGAACCCCGTCATCCTCAATATATTAAAACTGTCTATGGAGCGGGATATTGCTTGGAATTACCCAGCGACGAGCAACTTAAGGAAACTGCTGCTGAATCTTGATCTAAATCAGGGTTGCGTTTCCTCTTGTTAACCCAAGCTACATTTGTTCTATTCCTTCTTCCTGGAAATTATGCGAATTCTGATTATGGGTGGGACTCGGTTTATTGGGGTTTATTTGACCAAAATCCTGGTAGAACAAGGTCATGAAGTAGTATTGTTCAATCGGGGTAACAAACCAGTTCTCATCCCTGGAGTCAAGCAGATTAAAGGCGATCGCACCAATTCCCACGATCTTAAAGACAAGTTATCTTCAGAGTCATTTGATGCTATTTTTGATAACAACGGTCGAGAATTATCAGATACTCAACCTTTAGCGGAGATATTCGCTGGAAAAGTCCAACATTTCGTTTATATGAGTTCAGCAGGGGTATATCTTCCCTCAGATTTGCTACCTCATCGAGAAGGCGATCGAGTCGATCCGAAAAGCCGTCACAAAGGTAAACACGAAACTGAAGCATACCTGAAACAGCAAGGTTTACCATTTACTGCTATTCGCCCTACATACATCTACGGACCATTGAATTACAATGATGTCGAAGCGTGGTTCTTCGAGCGCATCGTTCGCGATCGCCCGATTCCCATCCCTGGAAATGGAGCATATATCACCCAATTAGGTCATGTTCAAGATTTAGCCAAGGCAATGGCAGCAGTTCTGGGCAATCCAACCGCAGTAGGAAAGATTTATAATATCTCTGGCGATCGCTATGTCACCTTTGATGGTTTGGCTCGTGCTTGTGCTGTAGCGACTGGCAAATCTCCAGAAGAACTGGAAATCAGACATTACAATCCCAATAAATTCGATTTCGGCAAACAAAAAGCCTTTCCCTTTCGATTGCAACACTTCTTCGCCGATATTAACCTAGCCCAGCAAGAATTACAATGGCAGCCAGAATATGACCTCATATCTGGCTTAAAAGACTCATTTGAACGGGATTATCTAGTCAAAGGGCGTACTAATCAACAAATTGATTTCTCGGTAGATGACTCGATTTTGAAATCATAAAGTTTTAAGAAGAGACTAAGCCAAAATGCTGTATCACAAAAGTCGTAAAGTTTAACTTTTAGTTCAGCCAAATGTAGCAAATAAATTTGGTTCAAAATTGCTTTACAGCTTGCTGATTACAGAATGAAGTTGTCTGAATTATCTTTAGATTTAAATTCAATTAATTACTCATCATACTTACGTATATTACTGCCAAAATCATAAAAGAGAGATCGAGACTAGGGAACATAGCCACAAACCTACGACTTTTAGTCAATTGCTTGGGTAACAAAAAAAAATTAAGGTGGCGGTAGCAAGATAGAAAACAACTAGCAATGCGCGAGCTACCCCTGAGCCAAAAAATTAGTAAACTGTTGGGCAAATTCCAGGTTTCCCTGCAAAGTCTGTTAGTTGTTCCCTTTGTCTTACAAATCACTTTAGCTGGGGGTTTAACAGCTTATATTGCCCTATCTTATAGCTATCAGTCAACTACAGAACTATCGCAAAAACTGATGCAAGAAATGTTAGCTCGAATTGAGCAAAACCTGACCTTGTATCTCAGTTTTCCGCATCAAATTGTCGAAACTAATGCTTTAGCCATTAATTTAAAACAAATAGACCTGAACAATCTAGATCAATTAGAAGATTACTTTTATCGCCAGACCAAAATTTATCCCCAAATTGCTTTTAGCGGTATCGGCTTAGAAAACCGAGAGAATATAGGTGCTGAACGGACAACAGATGGGAAATTAACCATCAGAGTTTCTGGAAAAGCCACAAACTACGAACTACGCACCTATACTACCGATATACAAGGCAAACGCCTCAAAATTATTAATATAGGTAAAAACTTCAATCCTCGAATTCGTCCTTGGTATCGCAGCGCAGTTATAGCAGGTAAACCAGTTTGGGGTCCAATTTATCCTCATGTGACGGGAATTACCTCCTATTTAGGGGCTTCTGCTCCCATCTACGATCGCAAAAAACAACTTCAAGGAGTAGTGCTAGTCAACTTCAACCTTCAGCAACTTGGCAAGTTTCTCAGCAGCTTGAAAATTGGTAAAACTGGTCAAAGTTTTATTATGGAAGCTTCAGGAAACCTAGTTGCTACCTCCACAGGGGAAAAACCATTTTGGATGGTTGAGGGTGCTTACGGTGCGAAACGAAAGCTAGCAGTTGATAGCCAAAATCCCGTGACTCAAGCAGTCGCACGCTATCTTAATCCTTCGGCTTCGCTTAGGGTTAATAATTTTAATAATGGTAAGCTAACTATCAATGGTCAAACATATCTGTTGCAAGTACAGCGTTGGAATGACCCGAAAGGATTAAATTGGCTCTTAGTCGTTGTAGTTCCAGAAGCTGATTTTTTACAGCCGATTGAAGATAGCCGTCGATTGAGTCTGTGGTTATGTTTATTAGCGATCGCTTTGGCGATCGGTTGCGGGATTATGACGAGTCGTTGCTTAACTCAAGTAATTGCTCACATTAGTGAAGTAGCTGGAGCGATCGCATCTGGAGAGTTCACGCGAACTGTTAAATCTAGCGAAATTGCCGAATTAAATAATTTAGCAATGGTTTTTAACCTAATGAGCGAGCAGTTAAAAACCTCTCAAGCACAGTTACTCGATTATTCCCGTTCCTTAGAAGAGAAAGTTCAGTCACGAACTCAAGCTTTAACAGAGGCTAAAGAAGCCGCCGAAGTAGCTAGCAATGCCAAAAGTGAATTTCTAGCTAATATGAGCCACGAACTGCGAACTCCACTCAATGCAATTCTTGGCTTTGCCGAAATTATGAGTGATGATCCCTCAATTACCCAGTCTCACCGAGAATATCTGGAAATTATGACCCAAAGTGGCGAGCATTTGCTGCAATTAATTAATGAAGTTCTAGATTTAGCGAAAATTGAGGCAGGACGCACGACTGTTAACCTAAATAGCTTTAATCTCCCTAAAATTATGAATGCTATAGAGTTAATGTTGCGCGAACGGGCTGCGGCGAAGGGTTTAGAATTGCGTTTTGAGATTCCGGCTGAACTACCTAAATATATAACTACTGATGAAGCTAAGCTGCGCCAAATCTTAATTAATTTAGTGGGTAATGCCATTAAGTACACAAACAAAGGAAGAGTAATATTGCGATCGCAACTGATTCCCCTCAACTCTATCAGCCTTGAAGATGGATTAGACTTAATCCCAGAAGGGGCAGTAGTTCTGTTTCCGTCACCATATAACTATCGCCTGAACTTTACCGTAGAAGATACTGGTTTGGGAATTGAAGAGGCAGAAATGGAAACTTTATTTCAACCATTTGTGCAAGCAAAAGTTGGTAAAATGTCTAAGCAAGGAACTGGCTTAGGACTGAGTATCACTTCTAACTTTGTGCGATTAATGGGTGGCGAAATTTTTGCCAATAGCACCCCAGGTCAAGGTTCTATATTTCGGTTCTATATTCCCATCGAGGTTAGTCAAAGTTCAAATCTTACCGATGTTAAACCAACACGCTGCGTTGTTAGTTTGGCTCCTGATGGAACTAAGTATCGCTTGTTGATCGTCGATGATGAATGGAAAAATCGAGAAGTCTTGCGGCAATTATTCGCTCCTATGGGGTTTGAATTGCAAGAAGCCACTAATGG
Proteins encoded in this region:
- the fmt gene encoding methionyl-tRNA formyltransferase, whose amino-acid sequence is MKVIFFGTPEFAVPTLAKLIERSHFEVVGVVTQPDRRRGRGNQLIPSPVKTLALSHQISIWQPEKIKKDSETIQQLKAAEADVFVVVAYGQILSQEILDLPKLGCINVHGSLLPEYRGAAPIQWCIVQGSTKTGITTMLMDVGMDTGAMLLKAETPIGLLDNAEDIAQKLAHQGADLLIETLLKLEKQQIQAVPQDSSQATYAPLIKKADYALNWSRSALELHNQIRGFFPSCTATFRGEQLKIIASAPLNSDLWAALPESMGTPLKESIVSLEANLGTPGEIVALAKGLGLIVQTGQGYLWLKEVQLPGKRPQSGIDFANGNRISLQEVLGNGL
- a CDS encoding DUF6464 family protein, whose amino-acid sequence is MEPDSLPTEVILTHPRQSLGNVTLDWMPQPGNYLDLKGKTYAVLERRHRYQLRSGRYRLQKVALYVQSASRPVESTLVDGRWVIGDATCVYNARSELIRCAINPSGPCDRCRDYQPVET
- the psaC gene encoding photosystem I iron-sulfur center protein PsaC, with translation MSHAVKIYDTCIGCTQCVRACPTDVLEMVPWDGCKAGQIASAPRTEDCVGCFRCETACPTDFLSIRVYLGAETTRSMGLAY
- a CDS encoding response regulator transcription factor — translated: MPRILVIDDDAAIAELVSINLEMAGYEVTQAYDGLKGQALAVQMQPDLIMLDLMLPKVDGFTVCQRLRRDRRTADIPVLMLTALGQTQDKVEGFNAGADDYLTKPFEVEEMLARVRALLRRTDRIPQAAKHSEILSYGPITLLPERFEALWFAQTVKLTHLEFELLHCLLQRHGQTVSPSEILKEVWGYDPNDDIETIRVHIRHLRTKLEPEPRHPQYIKTVYGAGYCLELPSDEQLKETAAES
- a CDS encoding NAD-dependent epimerase/dehydratase family protein, with product MRILIMGGTRFIGVYLTKILVEQGHEVVLFNRGNKPVLIPGVKQIKGDRTNSHDLKDKLSSESFDAIFDNNGRELSDTQPLAEIFAGKVQHFVYMSSAGVYLPSDLLPHREGDRVDPKSRHKGKHETEAYLKQQGLPFTAIRPTYIYGPLNYNDVEAWFFERIVRDRPIPIPGNGAYITQLGHVQDLAKAMAAVLGNPTAVGKIYNISGDRYVTFDGLARACAVATGKSPEELEIRHYNPNKFDFGKQKAFPFRLQHFFADINLAQQELQWQPEYDLISGLKDSFERDYLVKGRTNQQIDFSVDDSILKS
- a CDS encoding ATP-binding protein; this translates as MRELPLSQKISKLLGKFQVSLQSLLVVPFVLQITLAGGLTAYIALSYSYQSTTELSQKLMQEMLARIEQNLTLYLSFPHQIVETNALAINLKQIDLNNLDQLEDYFYRQTKIYPQIAFSGIGLENRENIGAERTTDGKLTIRVSGKATNYELRTYTTDIQGKRLKIINIGKNFNPRIRPWYRSAVIAGKPVWGPIYPHVTGITSYLGASAPIYDRKKQLQGVVLVNFNLQQLGKFLSSLKIGKTGQSFIMEASGNLVATSTGEKPFWMVEGAYGAKRKLAVDSQNPVTQAVARYLNPSASLRVNNFNNGKLTINGQTYLLQVQRWNDPKGLNWLLVVVVPEADFLQPIEDSRRLSLWLCLLAIALAIGCGIMTSRCLTQVIAHISEVAGAIASGEFTRTVKSSEIAELNNLAMVFNLMSEQLKTSQAQLLDYSRSLEEKVQSRTQALTEAKEAAEVASNAKSEFLANMSHELRTPLNAILGFAEIMSDDPSITQSHREYLEIMTQSGEHLLQLINEVLDLAKIEAGRTTVNLNSFNLPKIMNAIELMLRERAAAKGLELRFEIPAELPKYITTDEAKLRQILINLVGNAIKYTNKGRVILRSQLIPLNSISLEDGLDLIPEGAVVLFPSPYNYRLNFTVEDTGLGIEEAEMETLFQPFVQAKVGKMSKQGTGLGLSITSNFVRLMGGEIFANSTPGQGSIFRFYIPIEVSQSSNLTDVKPTRCVVSLAPDGTKYRLLIVDDEWKNREVLRQLFAPMGFELQEATNGQEAIDTWAQWHPHLIWMDMSMPVMNGDEATRYIKSQVSQPPTVIIGISASAFTEERSSILAYGCDDLVTKPFQAEELCEKMAQHLGCEYLYIDSQDQTLTPKTQFYQKINLERLQLMPTLWRSQLLYAVKSADQEVILDLLAKLPEQDQTLGAKIQLLATNYRFREILSLIKSIEL